Proteins from a genomic interval of Sphingobacterium lactis:
- the pdeM gene encoding ligase-associated DNA damage response endonuclease PdeM, with amino-acid sequence MAKRIELNGLEMYLLPQKALYIPSYQLLVISDWHLGKLSHFRREGLFVPAPAAEEEFERLDILLQELQVKEVVFLGDLFHSQWNSDWEKLKAYINLHAQQTLRFTLTKGNHDILKDHHFENFTLRVKSEVILSEGIVLSHEPLTDLPSYMVNIVGHIHPGCLIGAGARQSFRLPCFHLKDRVLTMPAFGKFTGLHIMKPEPQADIYAIVNDAVILVS; translated from the coding sequence ATGGCTAAGCGTATTGAATTGAATGGGTTGGAGATGTACTTGTTACCGCAAAAAGCGCTATACATTCCTTCATATCAACTATTGGTAATTTCGGATTGGCACCTCGGCAAGCTGAGCCACTTTCGGCGGGAGGGACTTTTCGTCCCTGCACCTGCCGCGGAGGAAGAGTTTGAGCGGCTTGATATCCTGCTGCAGGAGCTCCAGGTCAAGGAGGTTGTATTTTTAGGCGACTTGTTCCATTCCCAATGGAATAGTGATTGGGAGAAACTGAAAGCTTATATCAATCTGCATGCACAGCAGACCCTTCGATTTACCCTGACCAAGGGCAATCACGATATCCTCAAGGATCACCATTTCGAGAACTTTACCCTGCGCGTGAAATCGGAGGTTATCCTTTCCGAAGGCATTGTGCTGAGCCATGAGCCATTGACTGACCTCCCGAGTTATATGGTGAATATCGTGGGGCATATCCATCCCGGCTGTTTGATCGGTGCGGGAGCGAGGCAATCCTTCCGGCTTCCCTGTTTCCACCTCAAGGATCGGGTACTGACCATGCCGGCATTCGGAAAATTCACCGGCCTGCACATCATGAAACCCGAGCCCCAAGCAGATATTTATGCCATAGTCAATGATGCTGTAATTTTGGTGTCCTGA